The proteins below come from a single Salvelinus fontinalis isolate EN_2023a chromosome 1, ASM2944872v1, whole genome shotgun sequence genomic window:
- the LOC129851389 gene encoding ectodysplasin-A receptor-associated adapter protein-like isoform X2, which produces MAEMSLKSNYPVQVTEPQDTVTLQLRSMPPGYLTPPSGRIRQPVEDGVECICTGSILQDFPKELQFLNNPCEKCCCSAPPPKISDLMDDKDLLDLLRLKLDPNHCTVKNWKNFASRWGMSYDELTLLEHRTQGSMCHSPTQEFLLRNNHKTVTELTELCRVYQRIDVLRLLQSWMDNDWPSRWQNAH; this is translated from the exons ATGGCAGAAATG TCCTTGAAGTCCAACTATCCAGTCCAAGTCACAGAACCTCAAG ATACAGTGACGCTGCAGCTGAGGTCCATGCCACCTGGCTACCTCACACCTCCCTCGGGcagaataagacag CCAGTAGAAGATGGTGTGGAGTGCATCTGCACTGGCTCCATCTTACAAG ACTTCCCCAAGGAGCTGCAGTTCTTGAACAACCCCTGTGAGAAGTGCTGTTGCTCAGCTCCACCTCCAAAGATCAGTGACCTGATGGATGACAAGGACTTGCTGGACTTACTGCGGCTTAAACTGGACCCAAATCATTGCACTGTTAAGAACTGGAAGAACTTTGCGAGCCGTTGGGGTATGAGCTATGATGAGCTGACTCTGCTGGAGCACCGGACCCAGGGCTCAATGTGCCACAGCCCCACACAAGAGTTCCTGCTGCGCAACAACCACAAGACCGTCACTGAGCTCACCGAACTTTGCCGGGTTTACCAGCGCATTGATGTGCTGCGGCTTCTGCAAAGCTGGATGGATAACGACTGGCCCTCACGCTGGCAAAATGCTCATTGA
- the LOC129851389 gene encoding ectodysplasin-A receptor-associated adapter protein-like isoform X1, producing the protein MFTSICVKMTSLKAFKEPFDRIISEPVEDTDTSSFMAEMSLKSNYPVQVTEPQDTVTLQLRSMPPGYLTPPSGRIRQPVEDGVECICTGSILQDFPKELQFLNNPCEKCCCSAPPPKISDLMDDKDLLDLLRLKLDPNHCTVKNWKNFASRWGMSYDELTLLEHRTQGSMCHSPTQEFLLRNNHKTVTELTELCRVYQRIDVLRLLQSWMDNDWPSRWQNAH; encoded by the exons ATAGAATAATCTCTGAACCAGTGGAGGACACAGATACTAGTAGCTTCATGGCAGAAATG TCCTTGAAGTCCAACTATCCAGTCCAAGTCACAGAACCTCAAG ATACAGTGACGCTGCAGCTGAGGTCCATGCCACCTGGCTACCTCACACCTCCCTCGGGcagaataagacag CCAGTAGAAGATGGTGTGGAGTGCATCTGCACTGGCTCCATCTTACAAG ACTTCCCCAAGGAGCTGCAGTTCTTGAACAACCCCTGTGAGAAGTGCTGTTGCTCAGCTCCACCTCCAAAGATCAGTGACCTGATGGATGACAAGGACTTGCTGGACTTACTGCGGCTTAAACTGGACCCAAATCATTGCACTGTTAAGAACTGGAAGAACTTTGCGAGCCGTTGGGGTATGAGCTATGATGAGCTGACTCTGCTGGAGCACCGGACCCAGGGCTCAATGTGCCACAGCCCCACACAAGAGTTCCTGCTGCGCAACAACCACAAGACCGTCACTGAGCTCACCGAACTTTGCCGGGTTTACCAGCGCATTGATGTGCTGCGGCTTCTGCAAAGCTGGATGGATAACGACTGGCCCTCACGCTGGCAAAATGCTCATTGA